From Hymenobacter sedentarius, a single genomic window includes:
- a CDS encoding PH domain-containing protein yields the protein MGFFSAILGNAGVVQPAELHSEYGVLLADNESIEIGFKLVRDVFIFTNKRLILVEKQGLTGKKVDYLSIAYKSISRFGIETAGHLDLDAELKIWVSSEAQPSIIRKFDSQVNIYDLQKVLAQHVLG from the coding sequence ATGGGCTTTTTCTCTGCAATACTGGGCAACGCGGGCGTTGTCCAACCCGCTGAACTACACAGCGAATACGGCGTGCTTCTCGCTGACAACGAATCCATTGAAATCGGCTTTAAGCTGGTGCGCGACGTCTTTATTTTTACCAATAAACGGCTGATTTTAGTTGAAAAACAGGGCCTTACCGGTAAAAAGGTAGATTACCTTTCAATTGCTTACAAAAGCATTTCCAGGTTTGGCATTGAAACCGCTGGCCATCTGGACCTGGATGCCGAATTGAAAATCTGGGTGTCGAGCGAGGCACAACCCAGCATCATCCGCAAATTCGACAGCCAGGTCAATATCTACGACCTGCAAAAGGTGCTGGCTCAACATGTATTGGGCTAG